The Variovorax sp. S12S4 genome includes the window GGGCGGTCCCATCGTGCGTACGGCGCTTCAACTGGCGCCCATGCTTTTTCAGCGCCCGAACGAACTGCGAGCGGCGGCCTGGGCCGAAATCGATCTCGACGGGGCGCTCTGGACGGTGCCCGCTGCGCGGATGAAGCGGCGCATCGAAGGCAAGCAACATGGTGATCCGCACTTGGTGTCTCTGCCCAGGCAGGCTGTGGAGTTGCTGCGCAAGCTGCATCCCATTACTGGCCACAGCATGCTGGTCTTCCCGGGCGAGCGTAGTCATGAGCGGCCGATCTCGGACAACACTCTGCGTGCAGCGCTTCTGACCCTGGGGTACGGCCCGACCGTGCAGACGGTTCATGGCTTTCGGGCGACAGCCCGGACCCTGCTGGCGGAAGTACTGGAGGTCGACCCCTTGGTGATCGAGGCCCAGTTGGCGCATGCAGTCAAGGACGCCAATGGTCGCGCCTACAACCGTACGCAGTACCTCAAGCAGCGCATCGTCATGCTTCAGCGGTGGGCGGACTATCTGGATGTGCTGGCTACCAGGGCGAGTTCTTCACCAGTTGAGTTGAAAGTGGCGGGATGAGAACGGCCCACTTCGGTCTTAGAGCGGCCTACCCGAACTGCTGGTAGAGCGTCGTCGCCGACCGTACTTTGCCGGGGCGTCGCGCATCACCGCTGCGGGGAGTTGCCCTTCGTCAATCCGATCCAGGGAGCAACCATCAGCTTACTGGCGCTGTAGCGAGCGGGAAGTCCCAGCCATGAACGGTCCCCTCATTTGGTGTCGGCCTGCGGCCGGTCAAGACTGGTTGCGGTCAGTCGGCGTGACCCGCTGATTGTCTGCTGTGCGCCGCAATCGAGTCATCCGGCAGCGCATTGATCCGCCTTACCACCGCAGCAAGGAGGACGGATCTGCGCTGCTCAATCGACGCTCGCTCAGATTTCTGTCTGCTCCGAGATCTCCAGGGCGTCAT containing:
- a CDS encoding tyrosine-type recombinase/integrase, which codes for MLFQRPNELRAAAWAEIDLDGALWTVPAARMKRRIEGKQHGDPHLVSLPRQAVELLRKLHPITGHSMLVFPGERSHERPISDNTLRAALLTLGYGPTVQTVHGFRATARTLLAEVLEVDPLVIEAQLAHAVKDANGRAYNRTQYLKQRIVMLQRWADYLDVLATRASSSPVELKVAG